The following proteins are co-located in the Cryptosporidium parvum Iowa II chromosome 6, whole genome shotgun sequence genome:
- a CDS encoding exostosin-like protein: MSMSNLIVFNAGGATTGFKQVPIPLIKGELQYEGLKAKKDIWVSSTIVKKHFPVRKKLFETFSYYNVTDEMLDKITPFKVLENVTNQFIHYQGDQFKQVIQRSTFHLCPRGFGRTSFRLYESVQLGTIPIYIWDDVNWIPYGNLMERLGIVIHISQIEDLFDILNSLSEDELKFKFEQIKKFKHWFTYLGITNYILKVIKRLPPDIILKQNIESKYLALY; the protein is encoded by the coding sequence atgTCCATGTCAAATCTAATAGTATTCAATGCTGGAGGAGCAACCACTGGATTTAAACAAGTTCCTATACCATTAATTAAAGGCGAACTTCAATATGAAGGACTTAAAGCAAAAAAGGATATTTGGGTATCTTCAACTATTGTTAAAAAACACTTCCCTGTTaggaaaaaattatttgagaCTTTTTCATATTATAATGTGACTGATGAAATGTTGGATAAAATTACCCCCTTTAAGGTTTTAGAAAATGTAACAAACCAATTTATTCACTATCAAGGAGATCAGTTCAAACAAGTAATTCAACGTTCAACTTTTCATTTATGTCCTAGAGGGTTCGGAAGAACTTCTTTTCGACTATATGAATCAGTTCAATTAGGAACTATtccaatatatatttggGACGATGTAAATTGGATTCCATATGGGAATTTAATGGAGAGACTTGGAATAGTTATCCATATCTCTCAGATTGAAGATTTATTCGATATTTTAAACTCACTCAGTGaagatgaattaaaattcaaatttgaacaGATTAAGAAATTCAAACATTGGTTTACTTATCTGGGAATCACAAACtatatattaaaagtaattaaAAGACTTCCTCCcgatattattttaaaacaaaatataGAAAGTAAGTATTTAGCATTATATTAA